Proteins encoded by one window of Musa acuminata AAA Group cultivar baxijiao chromosome BXJ2-9, Cavendish_Baxijiao_AAA, whole genome shotgun sequence:
- the LOC103999585 gene encoding uncharacterized protein LOC103999585 isoform X2, with protein sequence MPVRERAILRHPVLQNKGITCSHHHVYPLGTPFSSKPGILIAHFFRSKGSLLLYTLHKIGISRQPKKRKGSACCVSTLTLSLKKESVVYHAPLQIRFFPAMFVVQEMDNNMNREVAEPVGISQRLLNFLVKKSNRQGQPNLAGNTQKGDSSRFKGQPPMSQHVETRVPVTIYKDGKLGFTPRVEVPVEYQEPSGSAKLRESRSAKTEADVAVEAVAAEATPPPPPKKVAKKSVTIKIDIEDRDGIKKKPSMSARSAAEEKKWLRMWS encoded by the exons ATGCCTGTAAGAGAGAGGGCCATTCTGCGACACCCCGTCCTGCAAAACAAG GGAATAACTTGTTCTCATCATCATGTCTATCCACTCGGCACCCCCTTCAGCTCTAAACCTGGAATCCTCATAGCCCATTTCTTTCGGTCAAAAGGTTCTTTACTGCTATATACTTTACACAAGATTGGCATCTCGAGACAACCCAAGAAACGAAAAGGATCTGCCTGCTGCGTTTCGACGCTAACTCTGTCTTTGAAGAAGGAATCGGTGGTCTACCATGCGCCACTTCAAATACGATTCTTCCCTGCCATGTTTGTTGTGCAGGAGATGGATAACAACATGAACAGGGAAGTAGCAGAGCCTGTTGGCATCTCCCAAAGACTCCTCAACTTCCTCGTCAAGAAATCCAACCGTCAAGGTCAGCCAAACCTTGCCGGTAATACCCAGAAAGGAGACAGCAGCCGTTTCAAAGGCCAACCCCCCATGTCTCAGCATGTGGAGACTCGCGTCCCAGTTACTATCTACAAAGATGGCAAGCTCGGTTTCACTCCTCGGGTGGAAGTGCCGGTGGAGTACCAGGAACCCAGTGGATCCGCGAAGCTCCGGGAATCGAGATCAGCCAAGACGGAAGCAGACGTAGCAGTTGAGGCAGTAGCCGCCGAAGCAACCCCACCACCACCGCCCAAGAAGGTTGCCAAGAAGTCCGTCACGATCAAGATTGATATTGAAGACAGAGATGGCATCAAGAAGAAACCATCCATGTCGGCGAGGAGCGCCGCAGAAGAGAAGAAGTGGCTCAGGATGTGGAgctga
- the LOC103999585 gene encoding histone deacetylase HDT2-like isoform X4 has protein sequence MIRMFIPGVWKSNRKKLSRTILERNKYVHLSQDIVEDDDKNESSDEEDEAIGWTFQRRNCWFCLQSSPVSEKKAKLISPVESLKKGDACKREGHSATPRPAKQGNNLFSSSCLSTRHPLQL, from the exons ATGATAAGAATGTTCATTCCGGGG gtATGGAAATCAAACCGGAAGAAACTGTCAAGGACAATCCTGGAGAGGAACAAATATGTGCATCTTTCTCAG GATATCGTGGAAGATGACGACAAAAATGAAAGCTCAGATGAAGAAGATGAAGCTATCG GCTGGACCTTCCAACGAAGGAACTGTTGGTTCTGCTTGCAAAGCTCTCCTGTTTCAGAAAAGAAAGCAAAGTTAATATCTCCAGTAGAGAGTCTAAAGAAAG GCGATGCCTGTAAGAGAGAGGGCCATTCTGCGACACCCCGTCCTGCAAAACAAG GGAATAACTTGTTCTCATCATCATGTCTATCCACTCGGCACCCCCTTCAGCTCTAA
- the LOC103999585 gene encoding uncharacterized protein LOC103999585 isoform X1 has product MPVRERAILRHPVLQNKVTKCLLTMGITCSHHHVYPLGTPFSSKPGILIAHFFRSKGSLLLYTLHKIGISRQPKKRKGSACCVSTLTLSLKKESVVYHAPLQIRFFPAMFVVQEMDNNMNREVAEPVGISQRLLNFLVKKSNRQGQPNLAGNTQKGDSSRFKGQPPMSQHVETRVPVTIYKDGKLGFTPRVEVPVEYQEPSGSAKLRESRSAKTEADVAVEAVAAEATPPPPPKKVAKKSVTIKIDIEDRDGIKKKPSMSARSAAEEKKWLRMWS; this is encoded by the exons ATGCCTGTAAGAGAGAGGGCCATTCTGCGACACCCCGTCCTGCAAAACAAGGTGACAAAATGCCTGCTAACAATG GGAATAACTTGTTCTCATCATCATGTCTATCCACTCGGCACCCCCTTCAGCTCTAAACCTGGAATCCTCATAGCCCATTTCTTTCGGTCAAAAGGTTCTTTACTGCTATATACTTTACACAAGATTGGCATCTCGAGACAACCCAAGAAACGAAAAGGATCTGCCTGCTGCGTTTCGACGCTAACTCTGTCTTTGAAGAAGGAATCGGTGGTCTACCATGCGCCACTTCAAATACGATTCTTCCCTGCCATGTTTGTTGTGCAGGAGATGGATAACAACATGAACAGGGAAGTAGCAGAGCCTGTTGGCATCTCCCAAAGACTCCTCAACTTCCTCGTCAAGAAATCCAACCGTCAAGGTCAGCCAAACCTTGCCGGTAATACCCAGAAAGGAGACAGCAGCCGTTTCAAAGGCCAACCCCCCATGTCTCAGCATGTGGAGACTCGCGTCCCAGTTACTATCTACAAAGATGGCAAGCTCGGTTTCACTCCTCGGGTGGAAGTGCCGGTGGAGTACCAGGAACCCAGTGGATCCGCGAAGCTCCGGGAATCGAGATCAGCCAAGACGGAAGCAGACGTAGCAGTTGAGGCAGTAGCCGCCGAAGCAACCCCACCACCACCGCCCAAGAAGGTTGCCAAGAAGTCCGTCACGATCAAGATTGATATTGAAGACAGAGATGGCATCAAGAAGAAACCATCCATGTCGGCGAGGAGCGCCGCAGAAGAGAAGAAGTGGCTCAGGATGTGGAgctga
- the LOC103999584 gene encoding uncharacterized protein At4g04980-like isoform X2: MQPAVIDHAVPALSVLHRRPAQGKVLQKGLARVVTAKKEVGGVKSDSELVGTLKSKILRLRHNLDLPHPNASLTLHELLLATLEDLQKLYDKCMTSIRISNCDRESLTQVLLQFYKVLKLAGDLWVEKCRESDKITFEEADVEDLKFEQLGVVVLNMLDRMNIHIKEMFDLMKKDSASTLKSEEDLIKPDHCDKPQSPTSVLPEPSEVNPNLKGSQNIAYLPPLLHPLRLQAVGKLQPLGLKRLSFHLFPLVLDHRSKAVTQTENITDELELDSLDATMVLKPISYAEIGSDGHADGSETYEDATLVSTPPASSSLPSDMFESSTPGTLRPTCTGQVSHAVNINWDEDDSSKTSDSTILVPPTLPILRLRATHLSPTPAPPPSPMVLTGIPWFFGSPRHSGMEMEPVAYAMAIDDSDHVCTCEPSETSLFVSPQSSSAASAPKIQTSFSPPLSPVQLKKEPAPSPQLSSSPSLLSKSAPVPPPLSPPRGCVLSASPSPPCASSNQLPSLPSPKGSAPPPPPPLSVAKAINAKKTSTKLKRSTQMGSLYRLLKGKVEGCSLDGKASNGRKSQTGNYSDGKKSQGMADALAEMTKRSAYFRQIEEDVEKHSASIMELRSSINSFETKDMKDLLKFHQHVEQQLENLTDETQVLARFGGFPSKKLETIRMAAALYMKLDSVVTTLKGWSLAAPIAQQLPKVECYFNKIKEAMEVIERNKEEDSKRFKNHKIEFDFTVLVRIKEGMVDLSSDCIEMALKLSA; the protein is encoded by the exons ATGCAGCCTGCCGTCATCGACCATGCCGTGCCGGCGCTGTCGGTCCTCCACCGCCGTCCCGCGCAG GGGAAGGTCCTGCAAAAGGGATTGGCAAGGGTGGTGACGGCCAAGAAGGAGGTCGGTGGAGTTAAAAGCGACTCTGAACTCGTGGGAACCCTGAAGAGCAAGATCTTGAGGTTGAGGCACAACCTCGACCTGCCTCATCCGAATGCGTCGCTGACATTACATGAG TTGTTATTGGCCACTTTAGAGGATCTGCAAAAATTGTATGACAAGTGTATGACATCCATTCGGATCTCTAATTGTGATCGCGAATCTCTAACACAG GTATTATTGCAGTTCTACAAGGTACTCAAACTTGCTGGAGATTTATGGGTCGAAAAATGTCGCGAGTCAGACAAGATCACATTTGAGGAGGCAGATGTAGAAGATTTAAAGTTTGAGCAACTTG GTGTGGTAGTCCTCAACATGCTTGATCGCATGAACATACATATAAAAGAAATGTTTGATCTTATGAAGAAGGATTCAGCTAGTACCTTGAAATCAGAGGAAGATCTCATCAAGCCTGACCATTGTGACAAGCCACAATCACCAACTTcagtgctaccggaaccatcaGAAGTGAACCCAAATCTCAAGGGAAGCCAAAATATTGCCTACCTGCCACCTCTTCTCCATCCTCTACGGCTTCAGGCTGTTGGAAAGTTACAACCTCTGGGTTTGAAGAGGCTTTCCTTCCATCTTTTCCCTTTAGTATTAGATCACAGATCCAAGGCTGTGACTCAAACAGAAAACATAACTGATGAGCTTGAGCTAGATTCACTAGATGCTACCATGGTTCTGAAGCCAATATCATATGCTGAGATTGGAAGTGATGGTCATGCTGATGGAAGTGAAACTTATGAAGATGCAACACTTGTCTCGACACCACCAGCCTCATCATCTCTACCATCCGACATGTTTGAGTCTTCTACACCAGGTACACTTCGACCAACTTGTACAGGGCAAGTCTCACATGCTGTTAACATTAACTGGGATGAGGATGATAGTAGCAAGACTTCTGATTCCACTATTTTGGTCCCCCCAACTCTGCCAATCTTACGCCTGAGAGCAACACATTTATCGCCAACTCCTGCACCACCTCCTTCGCCTATGGTTTTAACTGGAATACCATGGTTCTTTGGTTCACCTAGACATTCTGGAATGGAGATGGAACCGGTTGCATATGCTATGGCCATAGATGATAGTGATCATGTCTGTACTTGTGaaccttctgaaacatccttgttTGTCTCACCACAATCATCCTCAGCAGCAAGTGCACCAAAAATTCAAACCTCATTTTCTCCACCACTATCACCAGTGCAACTTAAAAAAGAACCTGCACCTTCTCCACAACTATCATCCTCTCCCTCGCTGCTCAGCAAGTCTGCACCAGTCCCTCCACCACTCTCTCCACCTAGAGGTTGTGTGTTGTCAGCATCCCCATCTCCACCATGTGCATCATCAAATCAACTGCCATCCTTGCCATCTCCAAAAGGAtctgcaccaccaccaccacctccactgAGTGTGGCAAAAGCAATCAATGCAAAGAAAACTAGTACCAAACTGAAAAGATCTACGCAAATGGGAAGTTTATACAGGCTTCTAAAAGGAAAGGTGGAGGGCTGTAGTTTGGATGGCAAAGCATCCAATGGGAGGAAAAGTCAGACTGGAAACTACTCTGATGGTAAAAAGTCTCAGGGCATGGCTGATGCATTAGCTGAGATGACAAAGAG ATCAGCCTACTTTCGGCAAATTGAAGAAGATGTTGAAAAGCATTCTGCATCTATTATGGAGCTGAGATCCTCGATTAATTCCTTTGAGACCAAGGACATGAAGGATCTGTTAAAATTTCACCAGCATGTGGAACAACAACTTGAAAACCTGACTGATGAAACACAG GTTCTGGCTAGGTTTGGAGGCTTTCCCTCGAAGAAATTGGAGACCATAAGGATGGCAGCAGCTCTATATATGAAGCTGGATTCAGTGGTCACTACATTAAAGGGATGGAGTTTAGCTGCTCCTATTGCCCAGCAGCTTCCCAAGGTCGAATGCTACTTCAACAAG ATCAAGGAAGCAATGGAAGTGATAGAACGCAACAAAGAAGAAGATTCCAAACGATTCAAAAACCACAAAATAGAGTTTGACTTCACCGTCCTCGTAAGGATCAAGGAAGGCATGGTTGATTTATCATCGGATTGCATAGAAATGGCGCTCAAG CTTTCAGCATGA
- the LOC103999585 gene encoding histone deacetylase HDT2-like isoform X3 codes for MIRMFIPGVWKSNRKKLSRTILERNKYVHLSQDIVEDDDKNESSDEEDEAIGWTFQRRNCWFCLQSSPVSEKKAKLISPVESLKKGDACKREGHSATPRPAKQGDKMPANNGNNLFSSSCLSTRHPLQL; via the exons ATGATAAGAATGTTCATTCCGGGG gtATGGAAATCAAACCGGAAGAAACTGTCAAGGACAATCCTGGAGAGGAACAAATATGTGCATCTTTCTCAG GATATCGTGGAAGATGACGACAAAAATGAAAGCTCAGATGAAGAAGATGAAGCTATCG GCTGGACCTTCCAACGAAGGAACTGTTGGTTCTGCTTGCAAAGCTCTCCTGTTTCAGAAAAGAAAGCAAAGTTAATATCTCCAGTAGAGAGTCTAAAGAAAG GCGATGCCTGTAAGAGAGAGGGCCATTCTGCGACACCCCGTCCTGCAAAACAAGGTGACAAAATGCCTGCTAACAATG GGAATAACTTGTTCTCATCATCATGTCTATCCACTCGGCACCCCCTTCAGCTCTAA
- the LOC103999559 gene encoding ABC transporter F family member 4, whose amino-acid sequence MVRKAATDDHRSSASAVSSSRPGKSKESAAVPKKEKISVSAMLASMDKPKPSSSAASKKSKPKPKPSSYIDGIDLPPSDDEEEEMAEDEVAKRKARSAVTDLAAATFSDKELKKREKKDLLVAQAAELARQEVLKDDHDAFTVVLGARASALDPDGQDAAADANVRDITIENFSVSARGKELLKNASVKISHGKRYGLVGPNGMGKSTLLKLLAWRKIPVPRNIDVLLVEQEVVGDDRTALEAVVSANEELVRLRKEVAALSEKPEGVNNDDDDDSGEKLAELYDRLQILGSDAAEAQASKILAGLGFTKEMQRRPTKSFSGGWRMRISLARALFVQPTLLLLDEPTNHLDLRAVLWLEEYLCRWKKTLVVVSHDRDFLNTVCNEIIHLHELKLNVYRGNFDDFESGYEQKRKETNKKYEVYEKQMKAAKKTGSKARQDKVDERAKFAAAKAAKSKAKGKVEDDDAPPPEVPKRWRDYSVEFHFPEPTELTPPLLQLIEVSFSYPNREDFRLSDVDVGIDMGTRVAIVGPNGAGKSTLLNLLAGDLVPTEGEVRRSQKLRIGRYSQHFVDLLTMDENAVQYLLRLHPEQEGFSKQEAVRAKLGKFGLPSHNHLTPIAKLSGGQKARVVFTSISMSKPHILLLDEPTNHLDMQSIDALADALQEFTGGVVLVSHDARLISRVCEDEENSEIWVVEEGTVRKFPGSFEEYKEDLLKEIKAEVDE is encoded by the coding sequence ATGGTGAGAAAGGCGGCCACCGATGACCACCGATCCTCCGCTTCGGCGGTCTCTTCTTCGAGGCCGGGTAAGTCCAAGGAATCCGCCGCCGTCCCCAAGAAGGAGAAGATCTCCGTCTCCGCCATGCTTGCGTCCATGGACAAGCCCaaaccctcctcctccgccgcatcCAAGAAGTCCAAGCCCAAACCCAAGCCTTCCTCCTACATCGATGGCATCGATCTGCCCCCCTCcgacgatgaggaggaggagatggccgAGGACGAGGTCGCCAAACGTAAAGCTCGATCCGCTGTTACCGACCTCGCCGCCGCCACCTTCTCGGACAAGGAGCTCAAGAAGCGGGAGAAGAAGGACCTTCTTGTTGCGCAAGCGGCCGAGCTGGCGCGGCAGGAGGTCCTCAAGGACGACCATGACGCCTTCACGGTGGTTCTTGGGGCCCGTGCCTCCGCCCTCGATCCTGATGGGCAGGACGCGGCGGCCGATGCTAACGTTCGGGATATTACCATCGAGAACTTCTCGGTTTCGGCTCGCGGTAAGGAACTGCTGAAGAACGCCTCTGTTAAAATCTCCCACGGGAAAAGATACGGCCTCGTCGGACCCAACGGGATGGGGAAGTCCACTCTTTTAAAGCTTCTTGCTTGGAGGAAGATACCCGTCCCACGGAATATTGATGTGCTCCTCGTTGAGCAGGAGGTGGTTGGCGATGACCGAACCGCCCTTGAGGCGGTCGTGTCCGCTAACGAGGAGCTCGTGAGGCTTCGCAAGGAGGTTGCCGCCCTGTCTGAGAAGCCCGAAGGGGTAAATAATGATGACGACGATGATAGCGGAGAAAAGCTCGCCGAATTGTACGACAGGTTGCAGATTTTGGGCTCCGACGCTGCAGAGGCCCAGGCGTCGAAGATCTTGGCTGGATTGGGGTTCACCAAGGAGATGCAGCGCCGGCCGACCAAGTCCTTCAGCGGAGGGTGGAGGATGAGGATATCTTTGGCCAGAGCTCTTTTTGTGCAGCCGACCTTGTTACTTCTTGATGAGCCTACTAACCATCTTGATCTCAGAGCAGTGCTTTGGCTTGAGGAGTACCTTTGCCGCTGGAAGAAGACGCTGGTCGTGGTGTCCCATGACCGTGACTTCCTTAACACAGTTTGCAATGAGATCATTCATCTCCATGAGCTGAAGCTCAATGTCTACCGTGGGAACTTTGATGATTTCGAGAGTGGCTACGAGCAGAAACGCAAAGAAACAAACAAGAAATATGAGGTTTATGAGAAGCAGATGAAAGCTGCAAAGAAGACAGGCAGCAAGGCTAGGCAGGACAAGGTTGATGAGCGGGCCAAGTTCGCTGCTGCCAAGGCGGCAAAGAGCAAAGCAAAGGGTAAGGTGGAAGATGATGATGCACCCCCACCCGAGGTTCCCAAGCGGTGGAGAGATTACAGTGTGGAGTTCCACTTCCCAGAGCCTACTGAGCTCACGCCACCACTTTTGCAGCTTATTGAGGTCAGCTTCAGCTATCCTAACAGGGAGGATTTCAGGCTTTCTGATGTTGATGTTGGCATTGATATGGGGACAAGGGTTGCCATTGTGGGGCCTAATGGTGCTGGAAAATCTACTCTGCTCAATTTGCTGGCAGGGGACTTGGTGCCCACTGAAGGAGAGGTGCGCAGGAGCCAAAAGCTGCGGATTGGGAGGTATTCCCAGCATTTTGTTGACCTATTGACAATGGATGAGAACGCAGTCCAGTATCTCCTCCGTCTTCATCCAGAGCAAGAAGGATTTAGCAAGCAAGAGGCAGTGCGTGCTAAACTTGGGAAGTTTGGCCTCCCCAGCCACAATCACCTCACACCTATTGCCAAACTATCGGGAGGCCAGAAGGCCCGAGTTGTTTTCACTTCTATATCAATGTCTAAGCCTCATATTCTTCTGCTGGATGAGCCCACAAATCATCTAGACATGCAGAGTATCGATGCGTTGGCAGATGCACTGCAGGAGTTCACTGGTGGTGTTGTTTTGGTGAGCCATGATGCTCGTTTAATATCACGTGTGTGCGAGGATGAAGAGAACAGTGAGATATGGGTTGTGGAAGAAGGTACTGTAAGAAAATTCCCTGGTAGTTTCGAGGAGTACAAGGAAGATCTTCTGAAAGAAATAAAAGCGGAGGTCGACGAGTAA
- the LOC103999585 gene encoding histone deacetylase HDT2-like isoform X5, with product MIRMFIPGVWKSNRKKLSRTILERNKYVHLSQDIVEDDDKNESSDEEDEAIGWTFQRRNCWFCLQSSPVSEKKAKLISPVESLKKGDACKREGHSATPRPAKQGDKMPANNGKE from the exons ATGATAAGAATGTTCATTCCGGGG gtATGGAAATCAAACCGGAAGAAACTGTCAAGGACAATCCTGGAGAGGAACAAATATGTGCATCTTTCTCAG GATATCGTGGAAGATGACGACAAAAATGAAAGCTCAGATGAAGAAGATGAAGCTATCG GCTGGACCTTCCAACGAAGGAACTGTTGGTTCTGCTTGCAAAGCTCTCCTGTTTCAGAAAAGAAAGCAAAGTTAATATCTCCAGTAGAGAGTCTAAAGAAAG GCGATGCCTGTAAGAGAGAGGGCCATTCTGCGACACCCCGTCCTGCAAAACAAGGTGACAAAATGCCTGCTAACAATGGCAA GGAATAA
- the LOC103999584 gene encoding uncharacterized protein At4g04980-like isoform X1 has protein sequence MQPAVIDHAVPALSVLHRRPAQGKVLQKGLARVVTAKKEVGGVKSDSELVGTLKSKILRLRHNLDLPHPNASLTLHELLLATLEDLQKLYDKCMTSIRISNCDRESLTQVLLQFYKVLKLAGDLWVEKCRESDKITFEEADVEDLKFEQLGVVVLNMLDRMNIHIKEMFDLMKKDSASTLKSEEDLIKPDHCDKPQSPTSVLPEPSEVNPNLKGSQNIAYLPPLLHPLRLQAVGKLQPLGLKRLSFHLFPLVLDHRSKAVTQTENITDELELDSLDATMVLKPISYAEIGSDGHADGSETYEDATLVSTPPASSSLPSDMFESSTPGTLRPTCTGQVSHAVNINWDEDDSSKTSDSTILVPPTLPILRLRATHLSPTPAPPPSPMVLTGIPWFFGSPRHSGMEMEPVAYAMAIDDSDHVCTCEPSETSLFVSPQSSSAASAPKIQTSFSPPLSPVQLKKEPAPSPQLSSSPSLLSKSAPVPPPLSPPRGCVLSASPSPPCASSNQLPSLPSPKGSAPPPPPPLSVAKAINAKKTSTKLKRSTQMGSLYRLLKGKVEGCSLDGKASNGRKSQTGNYSDGKKSQGMADALAEMTKRSAYFRQIEEDVEKHSASIMELRSSINSFETKDMKDLLKFHQHVEQQLENLTDETQVLARFGGFPSKKLETIRMAAALYMKLDSVVTTLKGWSLAAPIAQQLPKVECYFNKIKEAMEVIERNKEEDSKRFKNHKIEFDFTVLVRIKEGMVDLSSDCIEMALKETREMGGETKSKSNGLSTMLWRAFQLAFRVYNFAGGQDDRADRLAKDLAREIETCPRF, from the exons ATGCAGCCTGCCGTCATCGACCATGCCGTGCCGGCGCTGTCGGTCCTCCACCGCCGTCCCGCGCAG GGGAAGGTCCTGCAAAAGGGATTGGCAAGGGTGGTGACGGCCAAGAAGGAGGTCGGTGGAGTTAAAAGCGACTCTGAACTCGTGGGAACCCTGAAGAGCAAGATCTTGAGGTTGAGGCACAACCTCGACCTGCCTCATCCGAATGCGTCGCTGACATTACATGAG TTGTTATTGGCCACTTTAGAGGATCTGCAAAAATTGTATGACAAGTGTATGACATCCATTCGGATCTCTAATTGTGATCGCGAATCTCTAACACAG GTATTATTGCAGTTCTACAAGGTACTCAAACTTGCTGGAGATTTATGGGTCGAAAAATGTCGCGAGTCAGACAAGATCACATTTGAGGAGGCAGATGTAGAAGATTTAAAGTTTGAGCAACTTG GTGTGGTAGTCCTCAACATGCTTGATCGCATGAACATACATATAAAAGAAATGTTTGATCTTATGAAGAAGGATTCAGCTAGTACCTTGAAATCAGAGGAAGATCTCATCAAGCCTGACCATTGTGACAAGCCACAATCACCAACTTcagtgctaccggaaccatcaGAAGTGAACCCAAATCTCAAGGGAAGCCAAAATATTGCCTACCTGCCACCTCTTCTCCATCCTCTACGGCTTCAGGCTGTTGGAAAGTTACAACCTCTGGGTTTGAAGAGGCTTTCCTTCCATCTTTTCCCTTTAGTATTAGATCACAGATCCAAGGCTGTGACTCAAACAGAAAACATAACTGATGAGCTTGAGCTAGATTCACTAGATGCTACCATGGTTCTGAAGCCAATATCATATGCTGAGATTGGAAGTGATGGTCATGCTGATGGAAGTGAAACTTATGAAGATGCAACACTTGTCTCGACACCACCAGCCTCATCATCTCTACCATCCGACATGTTTGAGTCTTCTACACCAGGTACACTTCGACCAACTTGTACAGGGCAAGTCTCACATGCTGTTAACATTAACTGGGATGAGGATGATAGTAGCAAGACTTCTGATTCCACTATTTTGGTCCCCCCAACTCTGCCAATCTTACGCCTGAGAGCAACACATTTATCGCCAACTCCTGCACCACCTCCTTCGCCTATGGTTTTAACTGGAATACCATGGTTCTTTGGTTCACCTAGACATTCTGGAATGGAGATGGAACCGGTTGCATATGCTATGGCCATAGATGATAGTGATCATGTCTGTACTTGTGaaccttctgaaacatccttgttTGTCTCACCACAATCATCCTCAGCAGCAAGTGCACCAAAAATTCAAACCTCATTTTCTCCACCACTATCACCAGTGCAACTTAAAAAAGAACCTGCACCTTCTCCACAACTATCATCCTCTCCCTCGCTGCTCAGCAAGTCTGCACCAGTCCCTCCACCACTCTCTCCACCTAGAGGTTGTGTGTTGTCAGCATCCCCATCTCCACCATGTGCATCATCAAATCAACTGCCATCCTTGCCATCTCCAAAAGGAtctgcaccaccaccaccacctccactgAGTGTGGCAAAAGCAATCAATGCAAAGAAAACTAGTACCAAACTGAAAAGATCTACGCAAATGGGAAGTTTATACAGGCTTCTAAAAGGAAAGGTGGAGGGCTGTAGTTTGGATGGCAAAGCATCCAATGGGAGGAAAAGTCAGACTGGAAACTACTCTGATGGTAAAAAGTCTCAGGGCATGGCTGATGCATTAGCTGAGATGACAAAGAG ATCAGCCTACTTTCGGCAAATTGAAGAAGATGTTGAAAAGCATTCTGCATCTATTATGGAGCTGAGATCCTCGATTAATTCCTTTGAGACCAAGGACATGAAGGATCTGTTAAAATTTCACCAGCATGTGGAACAACAACTTGAAAACCTGACTGATGAAACACAG GTTCTGGCTAGGTTTGGAGGCTTTCCCTCGAAGAAATTGGAGACCATAAGGATGGCAGCAGCTCTATATATGAAGCTGGATTCAGTGGTCACTACATTAAAGGGATGGAGTTTAGCTGCTCCTATTGCCCAGCAGCTTCCCAAGGTCGAATGCTACTTCAACAAG ATCAAGGAAGCAATGGAAGTGATAGAACGCAACAAAGAAGAAGATTCCAAACGATTCAAAAACCACAAAATAGAGTTTGACTTCACCGTCCTCGTAAGGATCAAGGAAGGCATGGTTGATTTATCATCGGATTGCATAGAAATGGCGCTCAAG GAGACGAGGGAAATGGGTGGAGAAACCAAGTCCAAATCTAATGGCCTCTCCACGATGCTGTGGAGGGCTTTTCAGCTGGCATTTCGAGTCTACAACTTCGCCGGAGGACAAGATGATCGAGCGGATAGGTTGGCCAAGGACTTAGCTCGTGAGATTGAAACCTGTCCTCGATTTTGA